In one window of Chryseobacterium phocaeense DNA:
- a CDS encoding lysophospholipid acyltransferase family protein, translating into MAKKNIFTDAFGTPYFLKRFIIFILGVVSYRRFNGFNKLKITGTEHLVDLPDSNVLFVSNHQTYFADVAAMYHAFCAVNNGYLDTIKNPIYLLNPKIDFYYVAAEETMNKGILPKIFKIAGAVTVKRTWRAEGKNVNRMVDLTEVDNIMKALDNGWVATFPQGTTSAFAQGRRGTAKLVKNQRPIVIPIKINGFRRAFDKKGLRVKVTGVKPTMEFKAPLDIDYDNEKAPEILLKIMTAIEQTEDFNVLHNYDEELKAKKLDQKDSNH; encoded by the coding sequence ATGGCGAAGAAAAATATTTTCACCGATGCATTCGGAACACCTTATTTTTTAAAAAGGTTTATTATTTTTATTTTGGGGGTTGTGTCTTACAGAAGATTCAACGGCTTTAATAAATTAAAGATAACCGGTACGGAGCACCTTGTGGATCTGCCGGATTCTAATGTGCTTTTTGTATCCAATCATCAAACCTATTTTGCAGATGTGGCAGCCATGTATCATGCATTCTGTGCGGTGAACAACGGATATCTGGATACTATAAAGAACCCGATCTATCTGCTCAATCCAAAGATCGATTTTTATTATGTGGCAGCAGAAGAAACCATGAATAAGGGAATTCTTCCCAAGATCTTCAAGATCGCTGGTGCTGTGACGGTAAAAAGAACATGGAGAGCAGAAGGAAAAAATGTCAACAGAATGGTAGACCTTACCGAGGTTGACAATATTATGAAAGCTCTGGACAACGGCTGGGTAGCTACTTTCCCTCAAGGTACTACTTCCGCTTTTGCACAGGGACGAAGAGGAACCGCCAAACTCGTCAAAAACCAGCGCCCTATCGTGATCCCGATCAAGATCAACGGTTTCAGAAGGGCATTTGACAAAAAAGGTCTCCGTGTAAAGGTTACAGGCGTAAAACCTACCATGGAATTCAAAGCTCCTCTGGATATAGATTACGACAATGAAAAAGCGCCTGAAATTCTATTGAAGATCATGACTGCCATAGAGCAGACGGAAGACTTCAATGTACTGCACAATTATGATGAAGAACTTAAAGCTAAAAAATTAGATCAAAAGGATTCAAATCATTAA
- a CDS encoding UDP-N-acetylmuramate--L-alanine ligase: MKTHFIAIGGSAMHNLAIALKDKGYQVTGSDDAIFEPSKSRLEKKGILPQEMGWFPEKITADIDAVILGMHAHQDNPELARAKELGLKIYSYPEFLYEQSKNKTRVVIAGSHGKTTITSMILHVLNFHQKDVDFMVGAQLEGFDCMVKLTQDNDFMVLEGDEYLSSPIDLRSKFLLYQPNIALMSGIAWDHINVFKTFDDYIDQFRKFVASITPGGVLVYNEEDAEVVKVVDAAENYFRKIPYKTPEYEITNGKVYLKTEMGDVPLSVFGSHNLLNMEGARHICQQLGIMDEAFYEAIMSFKGASKRLEKIEREDQGTLYKDFAHAPSKVKATVKAFQEQFKKEKKYGFLELHTYSSLNPVFLEQYDHAMDGLDEAVVFYSEDALKIKRMEPISPEFIKEKFKNAALKVFTNAEDLHAYWKTLDKTNGVFLMMSSGNFGGLDLTK; encoded by the coding sequence TTGAAAACCCACTTCATTGCTATAGGCGGAAGCGCCATGCATAACCTTGCTATTGCTTTAAAAGACAAAGGATACCAGGTGACCGGTTCAGATGATGCTATTTTTGAGCCTTCGAAGTCCAGACTGGAAAAGAAAGGTATTTTACCCCAGGAAATGGGCTGGTTCCCGGAAAAGATCACTGCCGATATCGATGCGGTTATCCTCGGAATGCATGCACATCAGGATAATCCTGAGCTGGCAAGAGCAAAAGAGCTGGGTTTGAAGATTTATTCATACCCTGAGTTTCTTTACGAGCAATCGAAAAACAAAACAAGAGTAGTCATTGCCGGTTCACACGGAAAAACAACAATTACTTCCATGATCCTTCATGTGCTTAATTTTCACCAGAAAGACGTAGACTTTATGGTAGGAGCACAGCTGGAAGGCTTCGACTGTATGGTAAAACTCACCCAGGACAATGATTTTATGGTGCTGGAAGGAGATGAATACCTTTCCTCACCTATTGATCTGCGTTCCAAGTTTCTTCTGTATCAGCCGAATATTGCTTTAATGAGCGGTATCGCATGGGACCATATCAATGTTTTTAAAACCTTCGATGATTATATAGATCAGTTCAGAAAATTCGTGGCAAGCATTACTCCCGGCGGAGTTTTGGTATACAATGAAGAAGATGCCGAAGTGGTAAAAGTAGTGGATGCCGCTGAAAATTATTTCAGAAAAATCCCTTACAAAACCCCGGAATATGAAATCACCAACGGGAAAGTATATTTAAAAACTGAAATGGGAGATGTTCCGCTTTCTGTTTTCGGGTCTCACAATTTACTGAATATGGAAGGGGCAAGACATATCTGCCAGCAGCTGGGAATTATGGACGAAGCTTTCTATGAAGCCATTATGAGCTTTAAAGGCGCCTCAAAACGCCTTGAAAAAATAGAGAGAGAAGACCAGGGAACCTTATACAAAGATTTTGCGCACGCACCAAGTAAAGTAAAGGCAACAGTAAAAGCATTTCAGGAGCAGTTTAAAAAGGAAAAGAAATATGGGTTTCTTGAACTTCATACCTATTCAAGCCTTAATCCTGTCTTTCTGGAACAATATGACCATGCGATGGATGGATTGGATGAAGCAGTTGTTTTTTATTCCGAAGATGCTTTAAAAATCAAAAGAATGGAACCAATTTCTCCTGAATTCATTAAGGAAAAATTTAAAAATGCAGCCTTAAAAGTGTTCACCAATGCTGAAGATCTTCATGCGTACTGGAAAACTTTAGATAAAACCAACGGGGTGTTCCTGATGATGAGTTCCGGAAATTTTGGTGGGCTTGATCTGACGAAATAA
- a CDS encoding NUDIX hydrolase, producing MESFGKDLLRKITNVELPGINAHGVFSPPSRPVFTYDEVLAKNPKFAAVNIVLYLKDNEWYFPLIQRTINEHDRHSGQISLPGGKREEMDRDFAETAVRETSEEIGIDKHYIRVIRQMSPIYIPPSNFYVYPYISYTKKNPLFVLQQSEAVETIEFPITSFLNLPDSPEMMALPGAAGHEVPVINFNGYIIWGATAMILSEFSQLLKKM from the coding sequence ATGGAAAGTTTTGGAAAAGATTTATTGCGGAAAATAACCAATGTGGAACTGCCGGGGATCAATGCCCACGGTGTATTTTCACCTCCTTCCCGACCTGTATTCACCTATGATGAAGTGCTGGCAAAAAATCCAAAATTTGCGGCGGTCAATATTGTCTTGTATTTAAAAGACAATGAATGGTATTTCCCTTTAATCCAGAGAACCATCAACGAGCATGACCGTCACAGCGGGCAGATCTCTCTCCCAGGCGGAAAACGTGAGGAAATGGACAGGGATTTTGCTGAAACGGCGGTACGTGAAACCTCGGAAGAAATTGGAATAGATAAACATTATATCCGGGTGATCCGTCAAATGTCTCCTATCTATATCCCACCGAGCAATTTTTATGTATATCCATATATTTCATATACCAAGAAGAATCCGCTTTTCGTTCTTCAGCAGAGCGAAGCCGTGGAAACCATAGAATTTCCCATCACTTCTTTCCTCAACCTGCCGGATAGTCCTGAAATGATGGCACTGCCCGGGGCCGCAGGTCATGAAGTTCCGGTCATTAATTTCAACGGATATATTATCTGGGGAGCTACAGCAATGATCCTGAGCGAGTTTAGCCAGTTGCTGAAAAAAATGTAA